One genomic segment of Pogoniulus pusillus isolate bPogPus1 chromosome 21, bPogPus1.pri, whole genome shotgun sequence includes these proteins:
- the MRS2 gene encoding magnesium transporter MRS2 homolog, mitochondrial — MLRTGVLRRVLGRPCGWAGAGSALRAAPGLVPSRARPAGLTVLPCAWALRWAGEFSRHATTEASQATLASVSPVFAVMKLDKEGNTTCFEKKKTELYQELGLQARDLRFQHLMSIATRNNRIIVRMEFLKAVITPEFLLILDYRNLNLEHWLVNELASQLAGEGQLVTYALPFEFRAIEAILQYRISKLQGRLNTLQPQILETLEALVDPKLLSVDRSKLHILLQNGKSLSELETDLKVFKETILEILDEEELIEELCLSKWTDPQVFEESTSGIDHAEEMELLLENYYRQAEDLANEARELRVLIDDSESIIFINLDSHRNVMMRLNLQLTMGTFSLSLFGLIGVAFGMNLESSLEEDPRIFWLVTGIMFLGSGLIWRRLLSFLGRHLEPPLPPHVSAVLKKSQPAAGRVEVKSSLKAEAFGLSRSALTNQ; from the exons ATGCTGCGCACCGGTGTGCTCCGCCGTGTCCTGGGCCGCCCTTGTGGCTGGGCGGGCGCTGGGTCTGCCTTGCGGGCCGCTCCGGGGCTGGTGCCGAGCCGGGCCCGGCCCGCGGGGCTGACAGTGCTGCCGTGCGCTTGGGCGCTACGCTGGGCGG GTGAATTTTCTCGACATGCCACGACAGAGGCCTCCCAAGCCACCTTAGCAAGTGTGTCTCCTGTTTTTGCAGTG ATGAAGCTTGATAAAGAGGGAAACACGACCTGTTTTG aaaagaagaaaactgaaTTGTACCAGGAATTGGGTCTTCAGGCTCGGGATCTAAGATTTCAACACCTAATGAGCATTGCTACTAGGAACAACAGGATTATTGTGAGAATGGAG TTCTTGAAGGCTGTCATAACACCAGAGTTTCTTCTGATACTAGATTATCGTAATTTAAACCTGGAGCACTGGCTTGTCAATGAACTAGCATCTCAGCTGGCTGGGGAAGGCCAACTAGTTACATATGCCCTGCCTTTTGAATTCCGAGCCATAGAAGCAATCCTGCAGTATCGG ATCAGCAAACTGCAAGGGAGACTTAACACTTTGCAGCCTCAGATCCTTGAGACACTGGAAGCTCTAGTGGACCCCAAGCTTTTGTCTGTGGATAGGAGTAAACTACACATTCTCCTGCAAAATGGCAAGAG CTTGTCAGAACTGGAAACAGATCTTAAAGTTTTCAAAGAAACAATTCTGGAGATCTTAGATGAAGAAGAATTAATAGAAGAGCTCTGTCTATCTAAATGGACTGATCCACAAGTATT TGAGGAGAGTACATCTGGGATTGACCATGCAGAGgaaatggagctgctgctggagaactATTACAGACAAGCAGAAGATCTTGCAAATGAAGCTCGTGAACTCAGAGTGCTGATTGATGACTCAGAAAGCATAATCTTTATCAACCTGGACAG CCACCGAAACGTGATGATGAGACTGAACTTGCAGCTGACTATGGggactttctctctctctctctttggacTCATAGGAGTTGCCTTTGGTATGAACTTGGAGTCATCTCTTGAAGAG GACCCCAGAATATTTTGGCTGGTGACAGGGATAATGTTTCTGGGAAGTGGTCTGATATGGAGACGCTTGCTTTCCTTCCTTGGGAGGCACCTAGAACCTCCACTACCTCCTCAC